A genomic stretch from Brachyhypopomus gauderio isolate BG-103 unplaced genomic scaffold, BGAUD_0.2 sc37, whole genome shotgun sequence includes:
- the LOC143485734 gene encoding uncharacterized protein LOC143485734 translates to MRRVVLPPLVTIPGHQRSSTVSVKSAHTPAAPHIPGQAEATAKRQQRAHGLHGQQEQTGRFPMLAALQPKRSNTPVPANRKQRRRTGKRPAVPGNTLLAVPGTVEDQARKMKNEAAYHRFSFLSRVDQGEVYYQDLESLTPVSQCGPKPEASHRQHDLIHHEPLLARRAALQKVKCTSLHSAPLKPNQLPQLSQVHVPLICQDQGQPKRKGKRQGGKAGSKCPAIPILTNGPELDVLTSYIRSQQSESVPDVNPNGASKIVTLGLPHPLPLQPVAVKVRRSRRL, encoded by the coding sequence ATGAGACGAGTTGTGCTGCCTCCCCTGGTTACAATTCCAGGCCACCAGCGCAGCAGTACTGTGAGTGTGAAGTCTGCTCACACTCCAGCAGCTCCACACATCCCAGGCCAGGCTGAGGCTACTGCTAAAAGGCAGCAGAGGGCTCATGGGCTACATGGACAGCAGGAACAAACTGGGAGATTCCCTATGCTGGCCGCCCTCCAACCCAAACGGTCCAACACACCCGTCCCTGCCAACAGAAAGCAGCGAAGGAGGACAGGGAAACGTCCTGCTGTTCCAGGAAACACCCTTCTGGCGGTCCCAGGAACTGTGGAGGACCAGGCCAGGAAGATGAAGAATGAGGCTGCATACCACAGGTTCTCATTTTTGAGCAGAGTGGACCAGGGTGAGGTCTACTACCAGGACCTGGAGAGCCTCACTCCAGTGTCCCAATGtgggccaaagcctgaggcttcacACCGCCAGCATGACCTCATCCATCACGAGCCACTCCTGGCCAGGAGAGCAGCCTTGCAGAAGGTAAAGTGCACATCCTTGCACTCAGCTCCGCTCAAGCCCAACCAGCTACCGCAGCTCAGCCAGGTCCACGTGCCCCTGATCTGCCAGGACCAGGGTCAACCAAAGAGGAAGGGCAAGCGTCAGGGAGGCAAGGCTGGATCCAAATGTCCTGCCATCCCCATCCTCACCAACGGCCCAGAACTGGATGTGTTGACCTCTTACATAAGGAGCCAACAGAGTGAGAGTGTCCCAGACGTCAACCCAAATGGTGCCTCTAAGATCGTGACTTTGGGTTTGCCACACCCCCTTCCTCTTCAACCTGTAGCCGTCAAGGTGCGCAGGTCCAGGCGTCTCTGA